AACTCCAGAGGGATATTTGCATCCTCATAACCTCTTAAGTCATTAATTCTTACAtcaattaaaactttaaatctTAGTGGCAACGCCCTGGTTGGTCTGTTCCCTATCAAGGGCATGTTTCTTGGCACTGTAATAATGCTTAATGACCTAATATTAATTCataaattacatatttatttcatttatgaAATAACTTTTACTACATAATTTATGACCCAATAATAGAATATGatatctgaattttttttttcttaatttgttTACGAAATTACATGGTTTAGACTTAGCTTATTTGGAAAACTTGGAAACTTTGGAGATAAGTAGTAATGAAATCACTGGCCTCTCAGTGGAAGGTAAACCCATTTAACTGCTCTCTCTCTTCTTGCATATCAATCCACCAGAATATGCATCAATCTAAATGAGTTTTCaacatataaaaattgaaattttatttatttattttattttatagctcgtgattattaaaatattctatatGGTATGCAGGTTTTGATAAATTATCAAGTCTGAAAAAGCTAAAAGTTGTAGATCTTGGTAGTAACGCCTTTAATACAAGTAGTTTATCATCTTTGAGTTGTCTTGTATCACTCAAGATTTTGGTTCTCAGAGACAACAACATGAATGGTCGGTTCTCATTTCAAGGGTGAGTTTCTTACATCGCCATTTTTCTGCATcacctatttttattttatgctcTAAAATTTTTTCACTATGCATACTAcatttacattatttttattaaaggaAAATTGAATCAATTCCCGTGCAGACACTAACTAGATTTTAACATTTGATAATCCAATATGAACTTTCTTTTAGGCAAACAGTGGCAGCTTTTTGAATGAATGTAACAAGAGAAATGTATGCGAAGAATTTTTAGGATTTCAAATTATAGGCTAAGTTATAGCATAGTGctcaaagttttaaaaaatttacattttaatccttatttttttaataataaacaattcggttcttgaatttaatttattttattaataaaataatcacttttaaaatttattgttagtCAATCGATTAATCGAAAAATTCAATCCAATTAAGTGGactaaattgttataaatatttaaattaagaattaaagGAATTAactgttataaaaattaaaatttgaaggtCTAATTTTAcaactataataataatatttttttatgagtaaaattattattattattattattattattattattattattattattattattattattgataatgATGTATCTTATATTCACGATATGATGATTTATTGATTAGTGGCATTACATGTGTTAGAATTAGCTGATCTAAAAAACTTGGAAACCTTGGACTTAAGTTACAATGAATTGGAGAGCCTCTCAATGGAAGGTAAATTTCACTTCACATCTCCTGTCTTTTCAATTTCATTGCCTACATCTCCTGTCTTTCAGGCAACCTAAGTCAAGGTGGTCTTAGCCTTTCTTTTGCCTTTATAACATCCTAACCAATTGATCGAAATGCCAAAAAATcatcaattataaagtgattaacTATTTAAATGCAGGTTTTGAAAGGTTATCAAGTTTGAAAAAGCTAAAATTTTTAGATCTTAGCTATAATGTCTTGAACGGCAGTGCCATGTCAGCTCTAAGCAATCTTGTATCACTTAAGACATTAATTCTTAACTCCAATGGAATGGTTGGTCAATTGCCTCCTAGCACAGGTATGACATTAATCCATTCTGAACGACACCGTTTTAATTGATTTCATCTCTAATCTATACTTTTTGCACAATCACATGGCTCAGAAGAATTAGCTAATATGAAACACTTGGAAACGTTGGATGTAAGTTATAATTCCTTGGAAGGGTCAGAAGGTAATTTCGTATAACCCTACCCATGTACTAAAAAGGTGATTCCAACATTTTCATAGGCATTTTTCTTATTGTAGGATTATGTGGATTGAAAAGACTCACTGAGTTGGAtctcaaaaataataaattctcagGCCCACTTCCTCAATGTCTTAGAAACATAAGCAGCCTCCAGTATCTTGATCTCTCATCAAATCAGTTCGCCGGCAACATGGAATCCATCCTTTGCAGCTTATgcggcacagtcccagcagacagcttctgataGTGTGGCTCGGCCAGTGGCTCCAGCCGcgacgcaggccagtggcagaggcagagggagagggagaggggcagcctcttcttcagcgggtttcaggggtgaaggtccatcagctccagcgcggatcttcaccatgacacaacaggaggcaaatgcatcaaacaccgtggtgtcaggtaatctcatcattggttgttcagatgtttatgccttaatggaccctggtgcatctcattcttttattgctccgagagccgtcgagaggttggatTTGAttgtctctaggttagagtgtcccctatgagtcagtggacccaagtgcgacccatcagtggcagagctTACGTCCCTCAAGTGTTTAGTTCTCTCTGGAAATAACTTTCAAGGCTTATTCTCATTTAGTGCTTTGGCTAACCACTCCAAGCTTGAGATATTTGAACTTTCTTCAGGAAGTAGTAAGCTTGAAGTGGACACACAGAATCCTACATGGTTTCCTACGTTTCAACTGAAGCTGTTTCACTTGTCAAACTGCCACTTAAATGTCCAAACTAGAACAGTTCCgagttttcttctctatcagCATGACATGAACTTCATTGATCTCTCTCATAATAAGCTGACTGGAGCATTCCCCAGTTGGGTCTTGCAGAATAACTCAAAGTTACAAGTTATGAATTTGATGAACAACTCATTCACAGGATCATTTCAGCTGCCAAATTTCAATCATCGAGATTTGGTTAAGTTAGAAATTTCAAGCAACAAGATCACAGGTCAACTCCCTAAGGAATTTGGTTTGGTTCTCTCAAATCTGTGCTATATAAACATGTCAAGGAATAGTTTTCATGGAAAGGTTCCATCTTCAGTTGGTGAGATAAGACAACTACGTTACATGGATTTGTCCTATAATAATTTCTCAGGAGTGTTGCCTGGAAGTATACTTGGGAATGGTACTGATTTATATTATTTGTATCTATCAAACAACAACTTCAATGGCATAGGAGGAGAGTCGTCGAGCATCAGCGCCGAACTATTTGTTTTGGACATGTCAAATAACAAACTATCAGATACAATTCCACTACAGCTATGTAACATGGTAAGTCTTAGAATTTTAGACCTGTCAGAAAATAGGTTGCATGGGTCTCTGCCTTCTTGTTTCAATTCTCTATGGCTGCAATTTCTATTTCTACAAAAGAATAGTCTAAGTGGCACTTGACCTGAGGGATAACAAGTTTACTGGGAACCTTCCAACTTGGATCAATCAGCTTTCAGAATTGCGCGTGCTTTCATTGGGAGGGAATCCATTAGGCGGTCATCATCCTGAGCAGCTCTTGAATTGAGAAATGTGAGCATATTGGATCTTTCACGTAACTTGCTTTCTGGTTCCATACCTTCATGCTTTAATAATATCTCATTTGGGAATGTGAGAGAACATAATAATTTTGAGTACACACCTAAAAGCTTGGGGGACTTCTTGCCTTTTACCTCTTATTATTCTCTATACGATGGCACTCTTGAATTTGAGGTGGAAGAGTTGTTTCATATGTCTTCTTCAAAAGAAGTAGAAGTGGAATTTGCAATGAAGTATAAATTCAATCCCTACAAGGGTGACATCGTCAACTTACTGGCAGGTATTGATTTATCATGCAACGAGTTAAATGGTAGTATCCCTTCAGAATTTGGAGACCTCCATGAAATTCTATCGTTGAACTTGTCTCAAAATCACCTATCAGGGTATATTCCAATCAGTTTTTCAAATTTAGAGAGCTTGGAAAGCTTGGATCTTAGCTTCAACAACTTGAGCGGTGAAATCCCCAGCCAACTAGTTGCCCTGAGTTTTTTGGAAACTTTTAATGTTTCATACAACAATTTGTCAGGTAGAATCCCTGATGAAGGCCAATTTGGGACCTTCGATGAAAGCAGTTACAGAGGTAACCCTGGTCTTTGTGGAGCAATAGTTAACAGGAGCTGCGATGCTGCTGAAGTTCCACCAACGCCGCCATCAAATgataaggaagaagaagaagaaggtggtGTTGACATGGCGTGGTTTAACTGGAGTTTCAATGCATCATATGTCACAATCGTATTGGTGTTGATGGTAACCCTCAGAATCAACAGAGAATGGCGCATGTTATGGTTTTATTGGGTTGATGtttgtatttattatatttccATTCAGCTTTTTGGAACTGATCGTCTATGCTTGTAGGCTGATGCTGGTGCGCTTGTGGAAGATTACACTATgctcaaaaatttttttattaatcccATTATTTACTTttccattttcatttttatccacgtcttcaaatttaataaaaatataaaatataaaaaaactataatataatataaaaaattatataatataaaactataatattatataaaatatataatatttttttatttaaaattattaatttaaaatataatttttatcagatcggccaataaattaatatacgtCTCCACTGCTACgtcaaatattattaaattaacaaaaatcCAGCTAACATCAAATTCTCAATAAAACATCATAACATCATGTGTCGTTTAGTGAGAATTAACGAGCAGATATATGACCGGTTAATATATATTTGACTTAATCTACTACGATTATCAAGTATCCATTTGTAtgaatatgaatttattttaattaaattatatatatattaatattacacAACAATAGTGGAGTTTAAAATCTAtgtagaaattaatttttataaatttttataaaattataaattatttaagttttttaataaaattttaatatataaaaaattaaacattttattctaaataatagaatttattaaaagattgaaattattataaaattgttgATCTCAAATAGGAGATTAATTATGTTTAATTCTTAagcttgtatatatatatatataaattgttgATCTTAAaattgtgtatatatatatataaattcaatcCCTACAAGGGTGACATCGTCAACTTACTGGCAGGTTTATAATTTGGaataacaactcaaatccaattaaaaagataattaaaattttaaatattcaacaCATTTAGCATATGATGagcattatttaatttaaattaaaaaaattaattgaatcaaattaatttaaaatttggtttaatttttattattaaaaaaattaatcgaatcgaattaatttaaaatttggtttaatttttattatttctgttaagtttgatttttaattttaaaaatttagtttgatttaattcaattaaaattaaaaaaaatttaaagtgataaaaatatattatttttaataatatagagattaaattataattaaaatttaatattttaattaattttaaaatataaagaataaaaaatttattaaaaaatttaattgatcaaaataaattgaatcaaattaaataagctaaattgatttgatttgatttttattcgaaatcgattcgatttttataaatactaaaattttaatttttaatttattcggttcaaacctgacggctatttaaaatatatatacctttaaaaaaatatacatatataaaaaataatttttatatcaaatttatattACAAAGTCATAATATTTatactaaatataaataaaaattgttgatatatatatatattgataaccgctggatttcttcatccCGGTCTGGGGCCAGACCCATGATAATAACCCATTACTTGGAGGCCCTCAAGTCTCCCGCATAaatcaggtccagcccgctctgCCTTAAGACCGGGCTCCATCTAAACTTCTCACTCAGGCCGGCCCAGCCCTTACGGCCCATCAAACAGATCTTCTCTGGACTCAGTTTTAATCTTATCTTCTGATCCAGCCCGGAAACAGGAAGAAGATCAACCCATCCGTCTTATGGGTTCATCCGCATGCGCgcccggggagaatcagaggccgttactcATGAGGCAGggatctgatattctcgtatGTCCGTATCAACATGGCAGAGACAGATGGCCCAATGACAGACAGCTTGTTATACGTCACCAGCAgataaaaggaaacatataaaaggggaGACACTCTCCTCTTACACAAAGTTTTTTCCCAAGTTTACAGAACTcttgtaaaactctattttctgaatATCAGATCATCATATATATACACAACATAGGGacgaaaaattatttaaacattattttcaaaaaacaaaATCTTTAGATATTAAATTGCTAATTTTGCTAATTTCAAAatgattattattaatttccTTTTGTTTTTCCTTGTTGTGTGAACTTTTGCATTTGCTTTTAGGGAAAGCATTAGAGATGCAGAGAAACAAAAAGTATATATAAACCATACAAAGACGCCAAAGGGTAGGGGGAAAATATTCAAATtagattatttttcttatataattttattttatataatattcaaatattattttatattaatactaAATAAAACAATTATATACTTGTAAATAATAGAAAGATAATTACTAAactatttctattattttaactcatattatttaattcactcataataaatttatttaaataaatgttaatttataaatatttaaaaaatgctAAAACATTTATGGCATGTAAATATAGGAGAATTAAGTTCATTTAAAATTGCAATCACGGTTTTAATTTGGTGAATGTTTTTTAGGATGCGTTTAGATTTTTAAAAGTGAAATTTGtgcaaatattttatttttttaactggaCACTATGAATTGGAGAAGTAAAACCTAATATCTTTTAAATGCATTTATCATCGGATTAAACATGTGAATATACATATTTTATGAGTGTGGAGAATTATTGATATGAAATAATCtttattcaaaatatataatgaGATGTTATCATGAGACTGAATCATGTGGTAAAATTTTAGTAAACTGTGACACTCGATCACAAAAATTTCATtcgaaagaaaaagaaaaagatccgAGCAATATAATAGTTAATATTCGGAGTGACAAAAGGCATGCCTTCTCATGaaccaattaaattttttatgagacAAGTTaccattagaaaataaaatccaATCAATCCCTTTATTCCTATAATCGCACAATCTCTTATTTACTGGTAGACAccaattggattttaaaaaagataattaaCTCCACTATATTTTTACAGAATAAAGTATATACATCATTCAAGTTACGCATtctaaaatatatacataattcaAGTTACGTATTCTTacacatttattttttagttaaattattttcttatattcGCTATTGTGACAAATTACTAGTTTGAACGTCAAAATGACATGCTAATAAGTAATAACCACTTCACTTTCTCTTCTTCGCATAATGTTTGACCATTGTTGAACTCATTTTCCGTCAGCCTTTTACTGTATAATGGCATTTATCAATTTCAGATTAAGCCaaattgatcaagcataatttagccacatttttatcataattattgttgcttatttacacattttttagtttaatttatggtttttatcttgtttttacagaaaaggaagaaattagaaaatgggagaaaaagtgcagaaaaagtacagaaggatgatttgcccagtgatttgcccaagatcaccagctaaactgctccaatcactgcccagatcaagctaaagcagaaacccggaggcaacagacagcagtgatatgggcagtgatttgcccaagaaactcgaagatcactggccaaatcactcgcagagacatagaggactgactcacagagaagcgatctggtcagtgatttgcccaatcacttgaagaaactggtcaaatcaccgggcaaatcactttgacagcagaaacttacagcagagcgggaaaatgggcagaaaacagaaatccgaattttcagaagtccaaatccaatccaatcacttccaacacaaaaccaagagccacgaaagagtctctcatccaaggaattccaattgcaattaaaatcaacatcaaaagaggagtcaaacaccaaatcaaagagggatttcaaaaccctagatggagagaaattctgcagctataaaaggagagcctccaaaccagcaaaattatcttctgatcagcaactcaactcgccagaaactctccagcatcttccttttcttttcttttcttttcatctttttgtgtatttagtccaccatgagtggctaaacactttcctttctagttgaagttggtgaatttcagattttgtgatgaattgggagatttaatactccattgttgaactcttgtttatttcaatatttatgcaatctgatcttttccataattattactttgcttttagaatcaataagggcccattgcttttaaattgctaaagtgataaattgtttgaatgatttaggtccgtaattgcttaaattgtttaaactcacatttaatcaagttgcatgatctaaacttgaccacgcggttggcaagattagaattaggtttctctaagtcttaatgcagttaacagttgttcgatgctataatgccccaaggacgttccttggcaacttgttaactagtgtttgattagcgaacgtttcctaatcaaactagaactaaggaggaatttggattgtgagaagcgtcttccacatccaaaactaatttattggaataaataggagtgttaaagaatcaatgatcaattctaaacaatctgaaataagatccatatttcaactagaagcttttctcttattgatttactcatctttaaattattgctttcttttgctatttagttttaaatcatcaaactcaaacccccctcttttaattatttgttatttactcatcttggttattattaggaagatctttagtgtcaattccctgtggttcgaccctattgccactatctacaagtttattgttgattgtttaataggtttatttttgacggcttcgacaaccgcctatcaaaaattggcgccgttgccggggatttgattaaaactaacgtattttccttttatgatcagggctgatcgtaaagaagctcttctttacgatccagaaattgaacacactgtcaagaccttacaagcatggctacggtaagtatgtcttttctctcttctcaaatttctgaactaacctctattgtgaaaAATTATAGTCAAGCtcgacaagttcaacaacttcaacaagcacatgcatttgaaggattctatggacaggcaagacataatccctaccttgacacatacaatacaggttggggagacaatctgagctatgactatgctaggacagaccactaccatgactaccaaagagatctgcaatacaatccaAGTTGGAGGGacaatccgaattatggctatgcaagggctgactactaccaaaactatcaagcccaagcaacacctcaaaactcccatatggaacttgaagagatggtgagaaaattggaaatttctgggaaaattctccaacagcaagtggatcaagcggtcaactcaatgaacgcgcacatattaagaagggaggaagagcttcaagatctatgggacgatgacgaagaaaCAAACCAAGCTGCTGAATCTGCGGCACAAATCACCACTGCAGAACCtactgctgtccaaaaatcagcaccaACCGAAGCTCCTGCTGCAAAAACagcacctgctgtccaaaaatcagcaacctcagaaattgccccaactgaaccagaagttgCTGCATTTGCTGAAACTGCCAAAATTACACCAGAAATTACAGAATTTGCTGCTGTCTAAGTTGCTGAAAATAgagacagcaactgctgtcaaACTGCCACAACCATTGCTGCCCACAAATCAGCACCAGCCGAAGTACCTGTTACATCCCCTGCTGCTGTCCATAAACCAGCAACTGCTGGaagtgccccaactgaaccaaaatctgctgaaatttctgaaacaaaCCAGCCCCCTGGAGAATCCAGCACAACCAGATTGCTAGCACAGGTAAGTTGTTGTttgccctcccaaactgagataaatccaaggcaaaatgctagtgccatcacattgaggagggGAAAGGAGTTACAAGACAATAGGgatgaaaaattacaaaaacagggcatggaagaaattctgccagaaagtgatcagggcagtgatttgcccagtttacTCGTaggaactgacccgatcgctgggcaaactaagctgtccagcagtggtttgcccaattctccagagaaggcagaaagtgatttgcccaaatcaacagaccaggcagaatcaagtcaaaggcagaaacagcaacctatggagaaattcaaggtacctcctcccttcccaaagagatttgcaaggtcccaaaaggagaaagaggaaaaagagatattggagacacttcgcaaagtggaaattaacattcccctacttgatgctatcaaacaaataccaaggtatgctaaatttctcaaagagctatgcaccaataggagaaaacttgctgaacataaaaaggtaagtgtgggggagtgtgtttcagctgtaatccaaaggaaacttccaaccaaatgcaaggatagaggaatgttcgcggtttcatgcaaaataggcaatgtggggataaagaaagccatgtgtgaccttggagcttcaataaatgtcatgcctctgtctatttttaacttgttgaatgcaggtacactcaagggcaccagcattgtgatccaattagctgaccgatccattatctaccccaaaggagtgctagaagatgtgttggtgcaagtggaccaattagtctttccagcagatttttatgttattgacatggaggaggataagggcaacatcacctctgatatcttacttgggagaccattcttaagtacagcaagaactaaaattgatgtgcatgatggcacattgactatggagtttgaaggggaagttatcaaatttaatgtttatgattccatgaaattccccaatgatgtttctcatgtttatggccttgatgttattgataatttaagtcaagaagtttttaattttgatcaagaaaacttactttatgaaggtctttgcaggagagaagaagtggacagcaacatctctGAAGCAGACAAAACAGgagactgctgtaacttgctggatgtgggcgatttgcccagtgatttgcccagaacaccagaaaatctgctcaaatcacagcccaaatcaaacagcaaacagcagaaatcagcCCAGACATCAActgcaccagaactgaaactattgcctagccacctcaaatatgactacttgggagctggaaatacacttccagtaattatttccaaccagctcaaccaagaagaagaagaaaagctccttgatgtgttaaggaagcacaaaaaagtaattgggtggaccttggaggacataaaaggcacctcaagaccattcggtggaggctcaagacaggatgcaacacatggaaagcatgttgcagctgctggttcaacactttctgccccagcaccgtgacagatagcgatttgcccagtgatttgcccagtacttgcccaagtcactggtcaaatcacccccaggccaggaaatatctttcccttttctccttcatttttctatatgtttattcacacattgaggacaatatgtgggataggtgtgggggtactggagagtatttattcactgatcacaccatcttttttattttttttttttatttttttttatttttttatttttttttttactttttgtttctttttgcattattcttacccctttttgcacacaccagaaattttttcacactcctagcacacacacacagaattttgtagctaattgctctactcaacatagataacaaggttaaaagagtgcccttatctcatgaccccattgatttgccacccctttaagcctaaattgaatcattcgcagtatgttaccttcactttgggagtttttctcttgaattgaattgataagcggttgtcgaagccgtcaaaaataaacctattaaacaatcaacaattaacttgtagatagtggcaatagggtcgaaccacagggatttgacactacggattttcctactaatgacttggacaagtgaataataagaaattaaaagaggggggttttgttttgatgattaaaactaaatagcaagagaaagcgataatttaaatagatgagaatttcaataggagaagaattctagttgaagaatggatctatttcagtttgtttagaattgatcattgatcttttcgatactcctatttatttcaataaattagtttaggatgtggaagacgcttctcacaatccaaattcctccttagttctagtttgattaggaaacgttcgctaatcaaacactaatcaacaagttgccaaggaacgtccttggggcattgtagcatcgaacaactgtcaactgcattaagacttagagaaacctaattctaaccttgccaaccgcgtggtcaagtttagattatgcaacttgattaaatgtgtgtttaaataatctaagcaattacggacctaaattattcaaacaattgttacttaagcaattaaaagcaataggcctaaattgattctaaaagcaaagcaacaattatagaaagatcaaattgcataaatattgaaaataaatagaagtttaataatggagatttaaatctcccaattcatcacaaatctgaaattcaccaacttcaactagaaaaggttggatttagccactcatggtggacaaaatcacaaaaggaagaagaaagaaaagaaggataatttctgctgtgttgctggagaatttccgaggatggcagatgctgaaagaGATGATCAGATGCCTTtgatgctgcccttttatagctggagagtcccaagtccaatttgattagggttttgtaatcttaatttgatttggtcttctttgtagtctttgattcctctttgaattttgtgtttgattgagaatggaactctctaaatgaggggcgtggctcttgggactgatcttgtggtgtttgaagtggacttggacttctttcctttgaatttggattttctgctcttttcccgcctctgctgtattttctgttattaaagtgatttgggcagattctgcaagtgatttgggcaaatcacttgctcattttgccccaatcgcttcctggggtttagtccagtttctgtctttgTTTCTGCGAGCGACTTGGCCAGTTCCTgcgagtgacttgggcaagtcactttgacccaatcacttttccagctttttcttcactttttctctaactttcca
This sequence is a window from Manihot esculenta cultivar AM560-2 chromosome 4, M.esculenta_v8, whole genome shotgun sequence. Protein-coding genes within it:
- the LOC110607819 gene encoding LOW QUALITY PROTEIN: receptor-like protein 9b (The sequence of the model RefSeq protein was modified relative to this genomic sequence to represent the inferred CDS: inserted 3 bases in 2 codons), whose amino-acid sequence is MKRLYLKFSLWAFLVIIFLQMNGSRACLEKERIGLLEFKAFMKSNCEVDDNLDSWVEDGTSDCCDWERVTCSSISRRVVDLSLYWVAKHSSLGITCSLNLSMFYPFEELLSLDFSNNWFNGWIDKAGFERLSSLKKLKFLDLSYNVLNGSAMSALSNLVSLKTLILNSNGMVGQLPPKELANMKHLETLDVSYNSLEGSEGLCGLKRLTELDLKNNKFSGPLPQCLRNISSLQYLDLSSNQFAGNMESILCKLTSLKCLVLSGNNFQGLFSFSALANHSKLEIFELSSGSSKLEVDTQNPTWFPTFQLKLFHLSNCHLNVQTRTVPSFLLYQHDMNFIDLSHNKLTGAFPSWVLQNNSKLQVMNLMNNSFTGSFQLPNFNHRDLVKLEISSNKITGQLPKEFGLVLSNLCYINMSRNSFHGKVPSSVGEIRQLRYMDLSYNNFSGVLPGSILGNGTDLYYLYLSNNNFNGIGGESSSISAELFVLDMSNNKLSDTIPLQLCNMVSLRILDLSENRLHGSLPSCFNSLWLQFLFLQKNSLXVALDLRDNKFTGNLPTWINQLSELRVLSLGGNPLGGHHPEQLXELRNVSILDLSRNLLSGSIPSCFNNISFGNVREHNNFEYTPKSLGDFLPFTSYYSLYDGTLEFEVEELFHMSSSKEVEVEFAMKYKFNPYKGDIVNLLAGIDLSCNELNGSIPSEFGDLHEILSLNLSQNHLSGYIPISFSNLESLESLDLSFNNLSGEIPSQLVALSFLETFNVSYNNLSGRIPDEGQFGTFDESSYRGNPGLCGAIVNRSCDAAEVPPTPPSNDKEEEEEGGVDMAWFNWSFNASYVTIVLVLMVTLRINREWRMLWFYWVDVCIYYISIQLFGTDRLCL